The following proteins are co-located in the Apium graveolens cultivar Ventura chromosome 5, ASM990537v1, whole genome shotgun sequence genome:
- the LOC141724337 gene encoding dihydrolipoyllysine-residue succinyltransferase component of 2-oxoglutarate dehydrogenase complex 1, mitochondrial-like isoform X2 produces MIWSIVRRKVACTASSSSSFERIRSAAALSHPRTYVENESLYLKRGSELTRNVLNRGWSDNSRPLRNDVTYIRINNITTVWSRSFSSDSGELVEAVVPFMGESITDGTLATFLKKPGDHVDIDEPIAQVETDKVTIDVASPESGIIKEFVAKEGDTVEPGTKVAIISKSSEGVTHVAPSEKPPSKPAPEPSPAPAEKKADKQMPKAETTLPKDKPKVPSPPTSRPSASEPQLPPKERERRVPMTRLRKRVATRLKDSQNTFALLTTFNDVDMTNLMKLRSEYKDAFLEKHGVKLGLMSGFVKAAVSGLQNQPIINAVIDGDDIIYRDYIDISIAVGTSKGLVVPVIRNAEKMNFADIEKEINSLAKKATDGSISIDEMAGGSFTISNGGVYGSLLSTPIINPPQSAILGMHSIVNRPMVVGGQIVSRPMMYIALTYDHRLIDGREAVFFLRRIKDVIEDPRRLLLDI; encoded by the exons ATGATTTGGTCTATCGTAAGGCGCAAAGTTGCGTGTACTGCCTCTTCTTCATCG TCGTTTGAACGAATTAGGTCTGCAGCTGCGTTATCACATCCACGCACCTATGTCGAGAATGAG AGTCTATATCTTAAAAGAGGATCAGAACTTACGCGCAACGTTCTTAATCGAG GCTGGTCAGATAATTCAAGGCCTCTAAG GAATGATGTAACATATATTCGAATAAATAATATTACAACGGTGTGGAGTAGATCATTCTCCTCAGATAGTG GTGAACTAGTTGAGGCTGTTGTACCTTTTATGGGCGAATCTATTACTGATGGCACGCTAGCCACTTTTTTGAAGA AACCTGGTGATCATGTTGATATTGATGAGCCAATTGCCCAAGTTGAAACTGATAAG GTGACAATTGATGTTGCAAGTCCGGAATCTGGTATTATCAAAGAG TTTGTAGCCAAAGAAGGTGACACCGTGGAACCAGGGACTAAAGTAGCAATTATCTCGAAGTCTAGTGAAGGTGTAACACATGTAGCTCCCTCAGAGAAGCCACCTAGCAAGCCTGCGCCTGAGCCTTCTCCTGCTCCTGCCGAAAAGAAGGCGGACAAGCAAATGCCAAAGGCAGAAACAACACTGCCCAAGGATAAGCCCAAAGTACCTTCCCCGCCAACTTCTAGACCCTCAGCCTCAGAACCACAGCTTCCACCAAAGGAAAGGGAAAGAAGA GTTCCAATGACAAGGCTAAGGAAACGAGTTGCAACACGGCTTAAAGATTCCCAAAATACTTTTGCATTGCTAACCACATTCAATGATGTTGATAT GACTAATTTGATGAAGCTTCGTTCTGAGTATAAAGATGCCTTCCTTGAGAAGCATGGAGTTAAACTAGGACTTATGTCAGGTTTTGTCAAA GCTGCTGTAAGTGGGCTCCAGAACCAGCCAATCATTAATGCAGTTATTGACGGGGATGACATTATCTATCGAGATTATATTGATATTAGTATAGCTGTTGGTACGTCAAAG GGTCTGGTTGTCCCAGTTATTCGCAATGCTGAGAAAATGAACTTTGCTGACATAGAGAAAGAGATTAACTCTCTAGCAAAAAAGGCCACTGACGGTTCCATATCTATTGATGAGATGGCTGGAGGTTCATTCACAATATCTAATGGAGGTGTTTATGGAAGTCTCTTAAGTACTCCCATTATTAATCCTCCACAG TCTGCTATTCTGGGAATGCATTCTATTGTGAATCGTCCAATGGTTGTCGGAGGACAGATTGTTTCACGGCCAATGATGTATATTGCCCTAACTTATGACCATAGGCTGATTGATGGAAGAGAGGCCGTATTCTTCTTGAGGCGCATCAAAGATGTTATAGAAGACCCCAGGAGGCTTCTGCTCGACATATGA
- the LOC141724337 gene encoding dihydrolipoyllysine-residue succinyltransferase component of 2-oxoglutarate dehydrogenase complex 1, mitochondrial-like isoform X1, with product MIWSIVRRKVACTASSSSKSFERIRSAAALSHPRTYVENESLYLKRGSELTRNVLNRGWSDNSRPLRNDVTYIRINNITTVWSRSFSSDSGELVEAVVPFMGESITDGTLATFLKKPGDHVDIDEPIAQVETDKVTIDVASPESGIIKEFVAKEGDTVEPGTKVAIISKSSEGVTHVAPSEKPPSKPAPEPSPAPAEKKADKQMPKAETTLPKDKPKVPSPPTSRPSASEPQLPPKERERRVPMTRLRKRVATRLKDSQNTFALLTTFNDVDMTNLMKLRSEYKDAFLEKHGVKLGLMSGFVKAAVSGLQNQPIINAVIDGDDIIYRDYIDISIAVGTSKGLVVPVIRNAEKMNFADIEKEINSLAKKATDGSISIDEMAGGSFTISNGGVYGSLLSTPIINPPQSAILGMHSIVNRPMVVGGQIVSRPMMYIALTYDHRLIDGREAVFFLRRIKDVIEDPRRLLLDI from the exons ATGATTTGGTCTATCGTAAGGCGCAAAGTTGCGTGTACTGCCTCTTCTTCATCG AAGTCGTTTGAACGAATTAGGTCTGCAGCTGCGTTATCACATCCACGCACCTATGTCGAGAATGAG AGTCTATATCTTAAAAGAGGATCAGAACTTACGCGCAACGTTCTTAATCGAG GCTGGTCAGATAATTCAAGGCCTCTAAG GAATGATGTAACATATATTCGAATAAATAATATTACAACGGTGTGGAGTAGATCATTCTCCTCAGATAGTG GTGAACTAGTTGAGGCTGTTGTACCTTTTATGGGCGAATCTATTACTGATGGCACGCTAGCCACTTTTTTGAAGA AACCTGGTGATCATGTTGATATTGATGAGCCAATTGCCCAAGTTGAAACTGATAAG GTGACAATTGATGTTGCAAGTCCGGAATCTGGTATTATCAAAGAG TTTGTAGCCAAAGAAGGTGACACCGTGGAACCAGGGACTAAAGTAGCAATTATCTCGAAGTCTAGTGAAGGTGTAACACATGTAGCTCCCTCAGAGAAGCCACCTAGCAAGCCTGCGCCTGAGCCTTCTCCTGCTCCTGCCGAAAAGAAGGCGGACAAGCAAATGCCAAAGGCAGAAACAACACTGCCCAAGGATAAGCCCAAAGTACCTTCCCCGCCAACTTCTAGACCCTCAGCCTCAGAACCACAGCTTCCACCAAAGGAAAGGGAAAGAAGA GTTCCAATGACAAGGCTAAGGAAACGAGTTGCAACACGGCTTAAAGATTCCCAAAATACTTTTGCATTGCTAACCACATTCAATGATGTTGATAT GACTAATTTGATGAAGCTTCGTTCTGAGTATAAAGATGCCTTCCTTGAGAAGCATGGAGTTAAACTAGGACTTATGTCAGGTTTTGTCAAA GCTGCTGTAAGTGGGCTCCAGAACCAGCCAATCATTAATGCAGTTATTGACGGGGATGACATTATCTATCGAGATTATATTGATATTAGTATAGCTGTTGGTACGTCAAAG GGTCTGGTTGTCCCAGTTATTCGCAATGCTGAGAAAATGAACTTTGCTGACATAGAGAAAGAGATTAACTCTCTAGCAAAAAAGGCCACTGACGGTTCCATATCTATTGATGAGATGGCTGGAGGTTCATTCACAATATCTAATGGAGGTGTTTATGGAAGTCTCTTAAGTACTCCCATTATTAATCCTCCACAG TCTGCTATTCTGGGAATGCATTCTATTGTGAATCGTCCAATGGTTGTCGGAGGACAGATTGTTTCACGGCCAATGATGTATATTGCCCTAACTTATGACCATAGGCTGATTGATGGAAGAGAGGCCGTATTCTTCTTGAGGCGCATCAAAGATGTTATAGAAGACCCCAGGAGGCTTCTGCTCGACATATGA
- the LOC141724337 gene encoding dihydrolipoyllysine-residue succinyltransferase component of 2-oxoglutarate dehydrogenase complex 1, mitochondrial-like isoform X3 — protein sequence MGESITDGTLATFLKKPGDHVDIDEPIAQVETDKVTIDVASPESGIIKEFVAKEGDTVEPGTKVAIISKSSEGVTHVAPSEKPPSKPAPEPSPAPAEKKADKQMPKAETTLPKDKPKVPSPPTSRPSASEPQLPPKERERRVPMTRLRKRVATRLKDSQNTFALLTTFNDVDMTNLMKLRSEYKDAFLEKHGVKLGLMSGFVKAAVSGLQNQPIINAVIDGDDIIYRDYIDISIAVGTSKGLVVPVIRNAEKMNFADIEKEINSLAKKATDGSISIDEMAGGSFTISNGGVYGSLLSTPIINPPQSAILGMHSIVNRPMVVGGQIVSRPMMYIALTYDHRLIDGREAVFFLRRIKDVIEDPRRLLLDI from the exons ATGGGCGAATCTATTACTGATGGCACGCTAGCCACTTTTTTGAAGA AACCTGGTGATCATGTTGATATTGATGAGCCAATTGCCCAAGTTGAAACTGATAAG GTGACAATTGATGTTGCAAGTCCGGAATCTGGTATTATCAAAGAG TTTGTAGCCAAAGAAGGTGACACCGTGGAACCAGGGACTAAAGTAGCAATTATCTCGAAGTCTAGTGAAGGTGTAACACATGTAGCTCCCTCAGAGAAGCCACCTAGCAAGCCTGCGCCTGAGCCTTCTCCTGCTCCTGCCGAAAAGAAGGCGGACAAGCAAATGCCAAAGGCAGAAACAACACTGCCCAAGGATAAGCCCAAAGTACCTTCCCCGCCAACTTCTAGACCCTCAGCCTCAGAACCACAGCTTCCACCAAAGGAAAGGGAAAGAAGA GTTCCAATGACAAGGCTAAGGAAACGAGTTGCAACACGGCTTAAAGATTCCCAAAATACTTTTGCATTGCTAACCACATTCAATGATGTTGATAT GACTAATTTGATGAAGCTTCGTTCTGAGTATAAAGATGCCTTCCTTGAGAAGCATGGAGTTAAACTAGGACTTATGTCAGGTTTTGTCAAA GCTGCTGTAAGTGGGCTCCAGAACCAGCCAATCATTAATGCAGTTATTGACGGGGATGACATTATCTATCGAGATTATATTGATATTAGTATAGCTGTTGGTACGTCAAAG GGTCTGGTTGTCCCAGTTATTCGCAATGCTGAGAAAATGAACTTTGCTGACATAGAGAAAGAGATTAACTCTCTAGCAAAAAAGGCCACTGACGGTTCCATATCTATTGATGAGATGGCTGGAGGTTCATTCACAATATCTAATGGAGGTGTTTATGGAAGTCTCTTAAGTACTCCCATTATTAATCCTCCACAG TCTGCTATTCTGGGAATGCATTCTATTGTGAATCGTCCAATGGTTGTCGGAGGACAGATTGTTTCACGGCCAATGATGTATATTGCCCTAACTTATGACCATAGGCTGATTGATGGAAGAGAGGCCGTATTCTTCTTGAGGCGCATCAAAGATGTTATAGAAGACCCCAGGAGGCTTCTGCTCGACATATGA